A window of the Cystobacter fuscus genome harbors these coding sequences:
- a CDS encoding RNA polymerase sigma factor → MRSSALVDFPFRFTRTRSPARTPVPASATPGAPGSAREFQEVLARCQPQLEERARFLCRGRNPSDAKDLLQDTYERAFRAFHTYDRAAPPLPWLASILVRRFLDMCRQDKRHPQQEFTEGLDVASEEAAPAETWAGYTLEDVWRAVEKLPEEFRDVVRLKDMEGLSYARIAEQLGIAPMTVGTRLFRARKRLKDILLEQAQPGGVE, encoded by the coding sequence ATGCGAAGTAGTGCCCTCGTGGACTTCCCGTTCCGATTCACCCGCACCCGGAGCCCGGCACGGACCCCCGTCCCCGCGAGCGCCACGCCCGGCGCTCCCGGGTCCGCGCGGGAGTTCCAGGAGGTGCTGGCTCGCTGCCAGCCGCAACTGGAGGAGCGCGCCCGCTTCCTGTGCCGGGGCCGCAACCCCTCGGATGCGAAGGACCTGCTCCAGGACACCTACGAGCGGGCGTTTCGCGCCTTCCACACCTATGACCGCGCCGCGCCCCCCCTGCCGTGGCTGGCCTCCATCCTCGTCAGGCGGTTCCTCGACATGTGCCGACAGGACAAGCGCCATCCCCAGCAGGAATTCACCGAGGGCCTGGACGTTGCCAGCGAGGAGGCGGCTCCGGCGGAGACGTGGGCGGGCTATACGCTGGAGGACGTCTGGCGCGCGGTGGAGAAGCTGCCGGAGGAATTCCGGGACGTGGTGCGGTTGAAGGACATGGAAGGTCTGTCGTACGCGCGCATCGCCGAGCAGCTGGGCATCGCCCCCATGACGGTGGGCACCCGGCTGTTCCGGGCGCGCAAGCGGCTCAAGGACATCCTTCTCGAGCAGGCGCAACCCGGAGGTGTCGAGTGA
- a CDS encoding CHAT domain-containing protein has product MACERIAAFVDGELSTSEAEEYQAHLAGCADCQASLEDQLQASLAVRSAAASRHAPRHAPRREPFRPSWAHRTTRMWSAGVGMAALVLLGLLATWWMRPATPDVGAQLLALAPTRSQEGRLGYPGLDGYRSSGTLRDGASGSAELDVRLLARLEEQGDFHGLATAYLLAGEFERAEKALERLPPSPDVDSDRALAALGRGEPERALVALDRALRAAPEHPRAHWNRGVALRAMSLELAAAMEFQLVADRREPGWSEEAKRLAEGLRASAASRSRAWTDMNAAGMALALEGTALPAAMVRRDPDLARLYLYHAIRAAVSREQVLALAPLASALDSAARNSTASDYVQRVARADFARRAPLARTYRALLEDARALTGEAAEAYLTRLRRAGERELLLGAILLLRVERQHLEELRALVEESGEAVWYRAPLVKAQVAEDLAHGDGARAEQRLAAAIDECHRARLEYRCVSLQAELSGLYNQLDRRQEAMGPARAALDVARRLGDWHHEEVLVLALINSARLSHEPALARAYLDEYLQRQPEDCERRADYHHQRALLAIEALDVAEARREVARARECAAPPSLFELAVYGDLLRFGTTADERAYVARRLELLREESSFTPGARLLMEQIAARILIETDRREGQRRLREVIAAAGPLRSTDIEARKAWSYAHQTLVMDAGKAGEFDEALTVLAAGQERAAPASCLLAVAGQDERVLFVARGARGHVRGEYLGQRTRPLLEDFPAVPPAVLDELAGCDAVRVLAEPVLLGRPGLLGPERAWSYLVPGGGEGKGPEAGLPPKHVVVSDVEPPATLGLPRLLPWNRAPRPGEILLRGASATPDAVLAELEDATEVEFHAHGLIRSGFSDASFLALSPEPDGRYALTVSDLQGVSLRGAPLVLLAACRANGGALRYYAVASLPAAFIQAGARSVVAPASPIPDEQGGAFFQALLDEVGRGTTPAQALARTRSVWLRDRPAPWVSELVLFE; this is encoded by the coding sequence ATGGCTTGCGAGCGGATCGCCGCCTTCGTGGATGGGGAGTTGTCCACGAGCGAGGCCGAGGAATACCAGGCCCACCTCGCGGGGTGCGCCGACTGTCAGGCCTCCCTGGAGGATCAACTCCAGGCGAGTCTCGCCGTGCGATCGGCCGCGGCCTCGCGCCATGCCCCGCGCCATGCTCCGCGCCGCGAGCCCTTCCGTCCCTCCTGGGCCCACCGCACCACCCGGATGTGGAGCGCGGGCGTGGGAATGGCGGCCCTCGTGCTGCTCGGTCTGCTGGCGACGTGGTGGATGCGGCCCGCGACCCCCGACGTGGGGGCTCAATTGCTCGCGCTCGCGCCGACGCGCTCCCAGGAAGGTCGGCTCGGCTACCCAGGCCTGGATGGCTACCGGAGCTCCGGCACGTTGCGCGATGGGGCCTCGGGTTCCGCGGAGCTGGATGTGCGGCTGCTGGCGCGGCTCGAGGAGCAGGGGGACTTCCACGGCCTGGCGACGGCGTACCTGCTCGCCGGTGAGTTCGAGCGCGCCGAGAAGGCCCTGGAGCGGCTGCCGCCCTCGCCGGACGTGGACAGCGACCGCGCGTTGGCGGCGCTGGGGCGGGGCGAGCCCGAGCGGGCCCTCGTGGCGCTGGATCGCGCGCTGAGGGCGGCGCCGGAGCATCCGCGCGCCCATTGGAACCGCGGTGTCGCGTTGCGCGCGATGTCGTTGGAGCTGGCCGCCGCCATGGAGTTCCAGCTCGTGGCGGACCGGCGCGAGCCGGGGTGGAGCGAGGAGGCGAAGCGGCTGGCGGAAGGGTTGCGCGCGAGCGCCGCGTCCCGGAGCCGGGCGTGGACGGACATGAACGCCGCCGGCATGGCGCTCGCGTTGGAGGGAACGGCGCTGCCCGCCGCGATGGTCCGCCGCGACCCGGACCTGGCGCGGCTCTACCTCTACCATGCGATTCGCGCCGCGGTGTCCCGGGAGCAGGTGCTCGCGCTGGCGCCGCTGGCCAGCGCCCTGGACTCCGCGGCCAGGAACTCCACCGCGTCCGACTACGTGCAACGCGTGGCCCGGGCCGACTTCGCGCGCCGCGCGCCGCTGGCCCGCACGTACCGCGCGCTGCTGGAGGATGCCCGGGCCCTGACGGGCGAGGCGGCGGAGGCGTACCTCACGCGCCTGCGCCGCGCGGGCGAGCGGGAGTTGCTGCTCGGCGCCATCCTCCTGCTGCGTGTCGAGCGCCAGCACCTGGAGGAGCTGCGCGCGCTCGTCGAGGAATCGGGCGAGGCCGTGTGGTACCGCGCGCCGCTGGTGAAGGCCCAGGTGGCGGAGGATCTGGCGCATGGAGACGGCGCCCGGGCTGAGCAGCGGCTCGCGGCGGCGATCGACGAGTGCCACCGGGCCCGGCTGGAGTACCGGTGCGTGTCGCTCCAGGCGGAGCTCAGCGGCCTCTACAACCAGTTGGATCGCCGTCAGGAGGCGATGGGGCCCGCGCGCGCGGCGCTGGACGTGGCGCGCCGCCTCGGGGACTGGCACCACGAGGAGGTGCTCGTGCTCGCGCTCATCAACAGCGCGCGCTTGAGCCACGAGCCAGCGCTCGCCCGGGCCTACCTGGACGAGTACCTGCAACGGCAGCCGGAGGACTGTGAGCGGCGCGCGGACTACCACCATCAACGCGCGCTCCTGGCCATCGAGGCGCTGGACGTGGCGGAGGCCCGACGCGAGGTGGCGCGGGCTCGTGAGTGCGCGGCGCCGCCCTCCCTGTTCGAGCTCGCCGTCTACGGAGATCTCCTGCGCTTCGGCACGACCGCGGACGAGCGCGCGTACGTGGCACGGCGGCTGGAGCTGTTGCGCGAGGAGTCATCGTTCACCCCGGGCGCGCGCCTGCTGATGGAGCAGATCGCGGCGCGCATCCTCATCGAGACGGATCGGCGCGAGGGGCAGCGGCGTCTGCGCGAGGTCATCGCGGCGGCCGGGCCCCTGCGCTCCACGGACATCGAGGCGCGCAAGGCCTGGTCCTACGCCCACCAGACGCTGGTGATGGATGCCGGGAAGGCGGGGGAGTTCGACGAGGCCCTCACCGTGCTCGCCGCGGGACAGGAGCGCGCCGCGCCGGCCTCGTGCCTGCTCGCCGTGGCGGGGCAGGACGAGCGCGTCCTCTTCGTGGCGCGTGGTGCCCGGGGGCATGTGCGGGGCGAGTACCTGGGGCAGCGCACCCGTCCGCTCCTCGAGGACTTCCCCGCGGTGCCCCCGGCGGTGTTGGACGAGCTCGCGGGGTGTGACGCCGTGCGGGTGCTCGCCGAGCCCGTGCTCCTGGGACGTCCCGGACTGCTGGGACCCGAGCGGGCCTGGAGCTACCTGGTCCCCGGTGGCGGTGAGGGGAAGGGGCCCGAGGCCGGACTCCCTCCCAAGCACGTGGTGGTGTCGGATGTGGAGCCGCCGGCCACGCTCGGTCTGCCGCGCCTGCTGCCGTGGAACCGCGCGCCGCGACCGGGAGAGATCCTCCTGCGGGGCGCGTCGGCCACTCCCGACGCGGTCCTGGCGGAGCTCGAGGACGCCACCGAGGTGGAGTTCCATGCGCACGGTTTGATCCGCTCGGGCTTCTCCGATGCGTCCTTCCTCGCGCTGTCGCCCGAGCCCGATGGCCGCTACGCGTTGACGGTCTCGGACCTCCAGGGGGTTTCGCTCCGGGGCGCGCCGCTGGTGCTGCTCGCCGCGTGCCGCGCGAATGGGGGCGCCTTGCGCTACTACGCCGTGGCGAGTCTTCCCGCGGCGTTCATCCAGGCGGGTGCCCGGTCCGTGGTGGCTCCCGCCTCGCCCATCCCCGATGAGCAAGGAGGCGCCTTCTTCCAGGCCCTGCTCGACGAGGTGGGACGGGGGACGACACCCGCCCAGGCCCTGGCGAGGACGCGCTCCGTCTGGCTGCGCGACAGGCCGGCCCCGTGGGTGTCGGAACTCGTGCTTTTCGAATGA